From the genome of Malus sylvestris chromosome 6, drMalSylv7.2, whole genome shotgun sequence, one region includes:
- the LOC126625657 gene encoding uncharacterized protein LOC126625657, producing the protein MSGPSDRRFDLNRVEEAATPSPDNIWRPSFLSPTGPLTVGDSVIKNDMTAAVVARNLLTPKDNRLLSKRSDELAVKDSLALSVQCAGSVSNMAQRLFARTRQVESLAAEVMSLKQEIKGLKHENKQLHRLAHDYATNMKRKLDQMKESDGQILHDHQRFVGLFQRHLLPSSSGAIPRNEAPNDQPPMPPPSRVLSSTEAPNDPPPVPSLSRALPTAETFPKQPL; encoded by the coding sequence atgtctggcccctccgaccgtcgttttgacttgaaccgtgttgaagaggcagccacgccttctccagacaacatatggcgcccatccttcttatcccctactggtcctcttaccgttggggattccgtgataaagaatgatatgaccgctgcggtggtggccaggaaccttctcactcccaaagataacagactactttccaaacggtctgatgagttggctgttaaggattctctggctctcagtgttcagtgtgcaggttctgtgtctaatatggcccaacgcctatttgctcgaacccgccaagttgaatcattggcggctgaagtgatgagtctcaaacaggagattaaagggctcaagcatgagaataaacagttgcaccggctcgctcatgactatgctacgaacatgaagaggaagcttgaccagatgaaggaatctgatggtcagattttacatgatcatcagaggtttgtgggtttgttccaaaggcatttattgccttcgtcttctggggctataccgcgtaatgaagctccaaatgatcaacctccgatgcctcctccttctagggtgctgtccagtactgaggctccgaatgatccccctccggtgccttctctttctagggctctaccgactgctgagacttttcctaagcaacctttgtga